The following coding sequences lie in one Deltaproteobacteria bacterium genomic window:
- a CDS encoding FAD-dependent monooxygenase, whose translation MTNATIVIAGAGPTGLMLAAELALAGAKAVLVEPRATQDLPGQRAGGLHARSIEVLDQRGVVDRFLAQGKPGQFAGYAMIPLDLADQPTRHGYVLALPQEPIERTLLAWVEQLGVTVVRGVEVTDFVQDEAGVDVRLSNGASLRAAFLVGCDGGRSVIRKRAGIEFAGVDASVSYLIAEGSMTTAPPVGIRHGARGVQALGKIADDRIRMVLAEPELRHGDAPSVDELRAALVAIYGDDFGLHDVTWASRFSDMARQAVSYRAGRVLLAGDAAHVHSPTGGQGLNLGLQDAVNLGWKLALVVEGTAPEALLDSYHAERHPVGARVIEHNLAQTALLRGDDRTAALRRTMAELLATDALRLRMGAMMAGLDIAYHDDGEHPLLGRRVPDLDLVTAHGVTRVFTLLHDARGLLLDFGGELDATPWADRVRRVEARHDGAWVLPVVGAVAQPQAVLVRPDGHVAWVGDGSDDGLRAALTRWFGARGLG comes from the coding sequence ATGACGAACGCGACGATCGTGATCGCAGGTGCGGGCCCGACGGGCCTGATGTTGGCGGCGGAGCTGGCACTGGCGGGCGCCAAGGCCGTGCTGGTCGAGCCGCGCGCGACCCAGGACCTGCCCGGCCAGCGCGCCGGTGGGCTGCACGCGCGATCGATCGAGGTGCTCGATCAGCGTGGGGTCGTCGATCGCTTCCTCGCGCAGGGGAAGCCGGGACAGTTCGCCGGATACGCGATGATTCCGCTCGACCTCGCCGATCAGCCGACGCGTCACGGCTACGTGCTCGCGCTGCCGCAGGAGCCCATCGAGCGCACGTTGCTGGCCTGGGTCGAGCAGCTCGGCGTGACGGTGGTGCGCGGGGTCGAGGTCACCGACTTCGTGCAGGACGAGGCGGGCGTGGACGTGCGGCTGTCGAATGGTGCGTCGTTGCGTGCGGCGTTCCTGGTCGGCTGCGACGGTGGGCGCAGCGTGATCCGCAAGCGCGCGGGCATCGAGTTCGCCGGCGTCGATGCCTCCGTCAGCTACCTGATCGCCGAGGGCTCGATGACCACCGCGCCCCCGGTCGGCATCCGTCACGGTGCGCGCGGCGTGCAGGCGCTCGGCAAGATCGCCGACGATCGCATCCGCATGGTGCTCGCTGAGCCCGAGCTGCGCCACGGCGACGCGCCGAGCGTCGACGAGCTGCGCGCCGCGTTGGTCGCGATCTACGGCGACGACTTCGGACTGCACGACGTCACGTGGGCCTCGCGCTTCAGCGACATGGCGCGGCAGGCGGTGTCGTACCGCGCGGGCCGGGTGTTGCTCGCCGGCGATGCGGCGCACGTGCACTCGCCGACCGGTGGGCAGGGCTTGAACCTCGGCCTGCAGGACGCGGTGAACCTGGGCTGGAAGCTCGCGCTGGTCGTCGAGGGCACCGCACCAGAAGCCCTGCTCGACAGCTACCACGCCGAGCGACACCCGGTCGGAGCGCGGGTCATCGAGCACAACCTCGCGCAGACGGCCCTGCTGCGCGGTGACGATCGCACCGCCGCGCTGCGCCGCACGATGGCCGAGCTGCTCGCGACCGATGCGCTGCGGCTGCGCATGGGCGCGATGATGGCGGGGCTCGACATCGCGTACCACGACGACGGCGAACACCCTCTGCTGGGGCGCCGCGTGCCGGACCTCGACTTGGTCACGGCCCACGGCGTGACGCGGGTCTTCACGCTGCTGCACGACGCGCGCGGGCTGCTGCTCGACTTCGGCGGCGAGCTCGATGCGACACCGTGGGCCGATCGCGTGCGCCGGGTCGAGGCCCGACACGACGGCGCCTGGGTGCTGCCGGTCGTCGGCGCGGTCGCGCAGCCCCAAGCGGTGCTGGTCAGGCCCGACGGTCACGTCGCGTGGGTCGGTGACGGCTCCGACGATGGCCTGCGCGCAGCGCTGACGAGGTGGTTCGGCGCCCGCGGTCTGGGGTAG
- a CDS encoding protein kinase has protein sequence MTDSRDDTLLGSRVSATDRHREAVVVPARGTEIGRFLVTAELGRGAMGSVHVAYDADLDRRVAIKVLYESLGPTPARRRELLGEAQSLARIQHPNVVAVHDVGVWQDHVYLAMEYVEGETLAAWQRARSPSLRALVEVFIAAAEGLAAAHEAGVVHRDFKPSNVLVGPNGRVVVVDFGLAIARGSDEGSAVRRSIAAPAGTPAYMSPEQYAGGALDGRSDQFSFCVALFEAVAGARPFHGDSVAALAAAITGGVPDRARVDAIPRRLRAILLRGLSPSAADRFPAMRSLVAALRGAVRPRWPGRLAVVGTAALAATLGGLAYRGPTPAGRCVPGAEAIEAVWPAHVRAAQLVVSQDAGAAWLAERNDYLRGALDRYLARWAELHDATCVPEGPSAAEPLARERASCLDNRFAAARGLIQLLARDGVEATRLDALLGTLPDLDECAGDYPGAAMRVPEDPDLAREVAELSEQIVHASMVRRMHDATGSLEEVAALRRAAYATGFAPIELRAELEYIAVLAALDRSAEAEAALDDLIARALELGEDSLAVRAINRALLVMQQRRDVGPAEVRRWNAAALGLLHRIGDPPSLLGDIHNNTCLLLTDLAQLEAALASCERAEAAYRQVEGPQVSTVAARMNRANALILLGRLEEAERVTAEASADYDAAVGRSHIDAIRAVVYRSMVASRREDRRSALQLAADALDRVRAAGLTGALAISTRLHYAAVAAALGQLGSAREVLDEARADPRAAGVAADLAIVAMQIELHAAQPLAALAIGNAALGDPATNPRWAKLQVLRGTASLMAHDAAGALAAFEAAQSRGEPDLGSIELPALATIAAIESGVAAAQLKWSTIFWAQIARHGESHASEMVRAMARGHSPESLAIVRRERDLLAAASHPGYPWVQIADGWLHREE, from the coding sequence ATGACCGACTCCCGCGACGACACCCTGCTCGGCTCGCGCGTGTCGGCCACCGATCGCCACCGCGAGGCCGTGGTCGTGCCCGCACGCGGCACCGAGATCGGCCGCTTCCTCGTGACCGCCGAGCTCGGTCGCGGTGCAATGGGCTCGGTGCACGTCGCCTACGACGCGGATCTCGATCGTCGCGTCGCGATCAAGGTGCTGTACGAGTCGCTCGGCCCCACCCCCGCGCGACGGCGGGAGCTACTCGGCGAGGCGCAGTCGCTGGCGCGCATCCAGCATCCCAACGTGGTCGCAGTGCACGACGTCGGGGTCTGGCAGGATCACGTCTACCTCGCGATGGAGTACGTCGAGGGCGAGACGCTCGCCGCTTGGCAACGCGCGCGCTCGCCCTCGCTGCGCGCGTTGGTGGAGGTCTTCATCGCCGCCGCCGAGGGCCTCGCAGCAGCGCACGAGGCCGGCGTGGTGCACCGCGACTTCAAGCCCAGCAACGTCTTGGTGGGCCCCAACGGGCGCGTCGTCGTGGTCGACTTCGGCCTCGCGATCGCGCGCGGTAGCGACGAGGGTTCGGCTGTGCGGCGTTCGATCGCGGCGCCCGCGGGCACGCCCGCGTACATGTCACCCGAGCAGTACGCCGGCGGCGCGCTCGATGGACGCAGCGATCAGTTCTCCTTCTGCGTGGCGTTGTTCGAGGCGGTCGCCGGCGCTCGACCGTTCCATGGCGACTCGGTCGCCGCGCTCGCGGCCGCGATCACGGGCGGCGTCCCGGATCGGGCGCGCGTCGATGCGATCCCGAGGCGGCTGCGTGCGATCCTGCTGCGCGGGTTGTCACCGTCGGCCGCCGACCGCTTCCCCGCGATGCGGAGCCTGGTGGCGGCGTTGCGCGGCGCCGTGCGGCCGCGGTGGCCGGGGCGCCTCGCGGTGGTGGGCACCGCCGCGCTCGCGGCGACGCTCGGCGGTCTCGCCTACCGCGGCCCGACGCCGGCGGGTCGCTGTGTCCCGGGGGCCGAGGCGATCGAGGCGGTGTGGCCGGCGCATGTGCGCGCGGCCCAGCTCGTCGTCTCGCAGGACGCCGGTGCGGCGTGGCTCGCCGAGCGCAACGACTACCTCCGCGGCGCGCTCGATCGCTACCTCGCGCGCTGGGCCGAGCTGCACGACGCGACGTGTGTGCCCGAGGGGCCGAGCGCCGCCGAGCCGCTCGCGCGCGAGCGGGCGTCGTGCCTCGACAACCGCTTCGCGGCCGCCCGCGGGCTCATCCAGTTGCTCGCGCGCGACGGCGTCGAGGCAACGCGCCTCGACGCGCTGCTCGGCACCTTGCCCGATCTCGACGAGTGCGCCGGCGACTACCCGGGCGCCGCGATGCGCGTGCCGGAGGACCCGGATCTCGCCCGTGAGGTCGCAGAGCTCAGTGAGCAGATCGTGCACGCGAGCATGGTGCGCCGCATGCACGACGCGACCGGTAGTCTCGAAGAAGTCGCCGCGCTGCGCCGCGCCGCGTACGCCACCGGGTTCGCGCCCATCGAGCTGCGCGCCGAGCTCGAGTACATCGCGGTGCTGGCCGCGCTCGATCGCAGCGCCGAGGCCGAGGCGGCCCTCGACGACCTCATCGCGCGTGCGCTCGAGCTGGGTGAAGACAGCCTGGCGGTCCGCGCCATCAACCGTGCACTGCTGGTGATGCAGCAGCGCAGAGACGTCGGCCCGGCGGAGGTGCGGCGCTGGAACGCGGCCGCGCTTGGCCTCTTGCACCGCATCGGCGATCCCCCGAGTCTGCTCGGCGACATCCACAACAACACCTGCCTGTTGCTCACCGATCTCGCGCAGCTCGAGGCGGCGCTGGCGAGCTGTGAGCGCGCGGAGGCGGCGTACCGCCAAGTCGAAGGCCCTCAGGTGTCGACGGTCGCGGCACGTATGAACCGTGCGAACGCTCTGATCTTGCTCGGTCGCCTCGAAGAGGCCGAGCGCGTGACCGCCGAGGCGAGCGCTGACTACGATGCTGCGGTGGGGCGTTCCCATATCGATGCCATCCGGGCGGTGGTGTATCGCTCGATGGTCGCGTCGCGCCGCGAAGATCGGCGCTCGGCGCTGCAGCTCGCCGCCGACGCGCTCGACCGCGTCCGCGCGGCCGGCTTGACCGGCGCGTTGGCGATCTCGACGCGCCTGCACTACGCGGCCGTCGCCGCGGCGCTAGGGCAGCTCGGCAGTGCACGCGAAGTGCTCGACGAGGCCCGCGCCGACCCCCGGGCTGCGGGCGTGGCCGCCGATCTTGCGATCGTGGCAATGCAGATCGAGCTCCACGCTGCGCAGCCGCTCGCAGCGCTCGCGATCGGCAACGCGGCGCTCGGTGATCCAGCCACCAATCCCCGCTGGGCCAAGCTGCAGGTGCTCCGGGGCACCGCGTCGTTGATGGCTCACGATGCCGCCGGTGCACTCGCGGCGTTCGAGGCCGCGCAGTCCAGGGGCGAGCCCGATCTCGGTTCGATCGAGCTGCCTGCGCTCGCGACCATCGCAGCGATCGAGAGCGGCGTCGCGGCGGCGCAGCTGAAGTGGTCGACGATATTCTGGGCGCAGATCGCCCGTCACGGCGAGTCGCATGCGTCCGAGATGGTGCGAGCGATGGCGCGCGGGCACTCGCCGGAGTCGCTCGCGATCGTTCGTCGCGAGCGCGACCTGCTCGCGGCCGCATCCCACCCCGGCTATCCGTGGGTGCAGATCGCGGACGGCTGGCTGCATCGCGAAGAGTAG
- a CDS encoding carboxylesterase family protein — protein sequence MSSLDGSASAGTTSTSTEDAGESADSGTGGNPSCAAPEPLPVDAVATTSGAVRGTTMDGVTAFLGVPYAAAPIDALRWQPPAAAPCWPDVRDATAVPSMCPQLASETGPIVGDEDCLTLSIWTPSATADAMRPVMVFIHGGGHTVGSTSDPLYDGARLAAAHDVVVVTVEYRLGALGWLALDALDADDPRGVSGNYGLLDQLAALQWVHDNITAFGGDPGQVMLFGESAGAVDTCALVGTPDAEGLFGRAMVQSGTCEQRSATVYRSEVTDPWLAASPCTDVADVAACLRALPVDQVLTTEPTGYPTVSALSQAWSPYVDGVTLPASTLERLANGDALDIPLVIGANAEETARDTPMLDDAGFSALLLASFGPLAPQVQARYPLADYASPSAAWTAITSDAKFICNARRALRAAAQGHSAPVYRYHFSYDGYDVGPTGDASAFHGLELVYVFGNFDAVAFGPLAYTPNTDDLALAQLLGEAWTSFARTGDPSTATLAWPHYELADDPFAGLDVPAFTGAGVRTEQCDFWDGLVPG from the coding sequence ATGAGCTCACTCGATGGCTCGGCGTCGGCCGGCACCACGTCGACGAGCACGGAAGATGCCGGCGAGAGTGCGGATTCGGGCACGGGTGGCAACCCCAGCTGCGCTGCGCCGGAGCCACTGCCCGTCGACGCCGTGGCGACCACGAGCGGCGCCGTGCGTGGCACCACCATGGATGGCGTCACCGCGTTCCTCGGTGTGCCCTACGCTGCGGCCCCGATCGACGCGCTGCGCTGGCAGCCACCTGCGGCTGCTCCGTGTTGGCCCGACGTGCGCGACGCGACCGCGGTGCCGTCGATGTGCCCGCAGCTCGCGAGCGAAACGGGACCCATCGTCGGCGACGAGGACTGTTTGACGCTGTCGATTTGGACGCCGTCCGCCACGGCCGACGCGATGCGCCCGGTGATGGTGTTCATCCACGGGGGCGGCCACACGGTGGGGAGCACGAGCGACCCGCTCTACGATGGCGCTCGACTCGCGGCTGCGCACGACGTCGTGGTCGTGACCGTCGAGTATCGACTGGGCGCGCTCGGATGGCTCGCCCTCGATGCGCTCGATGCCGACGATCCCCGCGGTGTGTCGGGCAACTACGGCCTGCTCGATCAGCTCGCGGCACTGCAGTGGGTGCACGACAACATCACCGCATTCGGTGGCGACCCAGGGCAGGTGATGCTGTTCGGCGAGTCGGCGGGGGCGGTCGACACCTGCGCGCTGGTCGGCACGCCGGACGCCGAAGGGCTCTTCGGACGCGCGATGGTGCAGAGCGGAACCTGCGAACAGCGTAGCGCGACGGTGTACCGCAGCGAGGTCACCGACCCGTGGTTGGCGGCGTCGCCGTGTACCGACGTCGCCGACGTGGCCGCGTGCCTGCGCGCGTTGCCGGTCGATCAGGTCCTCACCACCGAACCCACCGGCTATCCCACCGTCTCGGCGCTCAGCCAGGCGTGGAGCCCGTACGTCGACGGTGTGACGCTGCCTGCGTCGACGCTCGAGCGCCTCGCCAACGGCGATGCACTCGACATCCCACTCGTGATCGGGGCCAACGCCGAGGAGACCGCGCGTGACACCCCCATGCTCGACGACGCGGGCTTCTCGGCACTGCTGCTCGCGAGCTTCGGCCCGCTCGCGCCGCAGGTGCAGGCGCGCTATCCCCTGGCGGACTACGCCTCGCCGTCGGCGGCCTGGACCGCGATCACCTCCGACGCAAAGTTCATCTGCAACGCCCGCCGTGCCCTGCGTGCGGCTGCACAGGGTCACAGCGCGCCGGTGTACCGCTACCACTTCTCGTACGACGGCTACGACGTGGGTCCGACGGGCGACGCCTCGGCGTTCCACGGCCTCGAGCTCGTCTACGTGTTCGGCAACTTCGATGCGGTCGCGTTCGGGCCGCTGGCGTACACGCCCAACACCGACGACCTCGCGCTCGCGCAGCTGCTCGGCGAGGCGTGGACGAGCTTCGCCCGCACCGGCGACCCCAGCACGGCGACGCTCGCGTGGCCGCACTACGAGCTCGCCGACGACCCCTTCGCGGGCCTCGACGTGCCGGCGTTCACCGGCGCCGGCGTGCGCACCGAGCAGTGCGACTTCTGGGACGGACTCGTGCCGGGCTGA
- a CDS encoding protein kinase: MAVRANISARRHRASVATATRLDPWFAPSVALVSLILDGPGTDHVDDDTAVALFAGELSPARAHEVRRHAVACEACRQYLAQLARVWGSDDTVGRVGELERLRAGALIGRYRLLRPIGRGGMGEVWAARDPSLDREVAVKVLRVDLDVARVGSIIEEATWLAQVSHPNVVEVFEVVRLAEGAALVMELVAGETLLLWQRRPGRTTAEIVACYRQALAGLAAAHAVGVTHGDFKPHNVLVGDDARARVVDFGLASSTGVTADGASASRSTPRGTAAYMAPELWKGGVADARSDQFSFCASLWEALAGARAFEGDDIDSLRRAVLAGELTPPPRPLPRALAAVLRRGLSPEPERRWPDLAGLGDALASAARPHGFASAAALLTVVACLSAVFALPRGADDTCDDVDGSRVATWDDDAAAFTTQQLVDGAGEDYRRPAAFVTRAASRAVQQWRSEFAIACEAPRERGRDRRACLERQRALLLRWFDAVGDVDLTRTRADGVVADLPRPTDCRLARDEPVGESFDAVLRRRLSATAREIDEDATDESRARANALLLQARDAASPATIAIAEGVWGYALLRDHEYEAALAASSRAHLGALAVGDTLLAADSAKVAASMAVELGRVDDARRWLRHFEVSGDPEAPDFAAEVHMIAADIAYIAREYEIADGELAQALSLAAADSPMRPRALGLRGRRLLEGGHIREAIPAYEEMIEFVATHTGPRSPDIAVALEGLGVARAMLGQTEAAIEAFDDARSIVLERWGYDSERHDELIGNYAQVLALAGRREAARDLLAEVAVRRRARQGAEDPALVLYYVTVAKFETELGDHCAALRWLDDAAEIDRVNGSQSSFLAASIRAAALDGVGEYDAALAVWDEAREVAADDIDRHAAELGRARIYAATREWVAAAAAISRAREFEAALGPEFSLRRGDMERLAALIATRSGQPKLAREAIARARRALAQSALPDDRGIEADLRERERELDAPTVRGRAATASAADARRR; this comes from the coding sequence ATGGCCGTGCGTGCGAACATCTCCGCGCGCCGGCATCGCGCCAGCGTCGCAACGGCTACGCGCCTCGATCCATGGTTTGCGCCGAGCGTCGCGTTAGTATCGTTGATCTTGGACGGGCCCGGCACAGACCACGTCGACGACGACACCGCGGTCGCGTTGTTCGCCGGCGAGCTGTCGCCTGCACGCGCGCACGAGGTGCGCCGTCACGCGGTGGCTTGCGAGGCGTGTCGGCAGTACCTGGCCCAGCTCGCGCGCGTGTGGGGTTCCGACGATACGGTCGGTCGCGTGGGAGAGCTCGAACGCCTGCGCGCGGGGGCTCTGATCGGACGCTATCGCCTCCTGCGTCCGATTGGGCGCGGCGGCATGGGCGAGGTGTGGGCCGCGCGCGATCCAAGCCTCGATCGCGAAGTCGCGGTGAAGGTCCTGCGCGTCGATCTCGACGTCGCACGAGTGGGCTCCATCATCGAAGAGGCGACGTGGCTCGCTCAAGTCTCCCATCCCAACGTCGTCGAAGTGTTCGAGGTGGTGCGGCTGGCCGAAGGTGCTGCGCTCGTGATGGAGCTGGTTGCGGGCGAGACCCTACTGCTCTGGCAGCGTCGGCCGGGCCGCACGACGGCAGAGATCGTCGCGTGCTATCGCCAAGCACTGGCGGGCCTTGCGGCCGCCCACGCGGTCGGCGTCACGCATGGCGACTTCAAGCCGCACAACGTGTTGGTCGGCGACGACGCAAGGGCACGGGTGGTCGACTTCGGTTTGGCATCGTCTACCGGCGTCACCGCCGATGGCGCGAGTGCCAGCCGCAGCACGCCGCGCGGCACCGCAGCCTATATGGCGCCAGAGCTGTGGAAGGGCGGCGTTGCCGACGCACGCAGCGACCAGTTCTCGTTCTGCGCGTCGTTGTGGGAGGCGCTGGCGGGCGCGCGCGCGTTCGAGGGCGATGACATCGACTCGCTGCGTCGCGCCGTGCTCGCCGGCGAGCTGACACCCCCGCCGCGGCCGCTGCCGCGGGCGCTCGCGGCGGTGTTGCGTCGGGGCTTGAGCCCTGAGCCGGAGCGGCGATGGCCGGATCTCGCCGGCTTGGGCGACGCGCTCGCCAGCGCCGCGCGGCCGCACGGGTTCGCGAGCGCAGCTGCGCTGCTGACAGTCGTCGCCTGCTTGTCGGCAGTGTTCGCGCTACCACGTGGCGCCGATGATACGTGCGACGATGTCGATGGCTCGCGGGTCGCGACCTGGGATGACGACGCGGCGGCGTTCACCACCCAGCAACTCGTCGATGGCGCTGGCGAGGACTACCGCCGACCAGCAGCGTTCGTGACCCGGGCGGCCTCACGGGCGGTCCAGCAGTGGCGCTCCGAGTTCGCCATCGCGTGCGAGGCCCCGCGAGAGCGAGGTCGTGACCGTCGGGCGTGCCTCGAGCGCCAACGCGCGCTGCTACTGCGCTGGTTCGATGCCGTCGGTGACGTCGACCTGACCCGTACGCGGGCCGATGGCGTCGTCGCCGACCTCCCGCGGCCAACTGACTGCCGGCTCGCCCGCGACGAGCCGGTCGGCGAGTCGTTCGACGCCGTGTTGCGGCGGCGGCTATCGGCGACCGCGCGGGAGATCGACGAAGACGCCACCGACGAAAGTCGCGCCCGCGCCAACGCGCTGCTGCTGCAAGCTCGAGATGCCGCTTCGCCCGCGACCATTGCGATCGCCGAGGGCGTGTGGGGCTACGCACTCCTGCGCGATCACGAGTACGAGGCTGCACTTGCGGCCAGCAGCCGCGCACATCTGGGCGCGCTTGCGGTCGGTGACACGCTGCTCGCGGCCGACTCCGCCAAGGTCGCCGCTTCGATGGCGGTCGAGCTCGGGCGGGTCGACGACGCGCGTCGCTGGCTCCGTCACTTCGAGGTGAGCGGCGACCCCGAGGCTCCGGACTTCGCTGCCGAAGTCCACATGATTGCCGCCGACATCGCCTACATCGCGCGCGAGTACGAGATCGCCGATGGTGAGCTCGCCCAGGCGCTATCCCTCGCCGCTGCCGACAGTCCGATGCGACCGCGCGCGCTGGGTCTTCGAGGTCGCCGCCTCCTCGAGGGCGGTCATATCCGCGAGGCGATCCCTGCCTACGAGGAGATGATCGAGTTCGTGGCCACCCACACCGGTCCGCGCAGCCCCGACATCGCAGTCGCGCTGGAGGGGCTTGGTGTCGCGCGGGCGATGCTGGGACAGACGGAGGCGGCGATCGAGGCTTTCGACGACGCGAGGTCAATCGTGCTCGAGCGCTGGGGCTACGATAGCGAGAGACATGATGAACTCATCGGCAACTACGCACAGGTCCTGGCGCTCGCAGGCCGGCGGGAGGCTGCGCGCGATCTGCTCGCCGAGGTGGCCGTACGACGACGGGCACGGCAGGGCGCGGAGGACCCCGCGCTGGTGCTCTACTACGTGACGGTAGCGAAGTTCGAGACCGAGCTCGGCGATCATTGCGCCGCATTGCGCTGGCTCGACGACGCAGCGGAGATCGATCGTGTCAATGGCAGCCAGTCGTCGTTCCTCGCGGCTTCGATCCGGGCCGCTGCGTTGGATGGGGTGGGCGAGTACGACGCTGCGCTTGCCGTCTGGGATGAGGCACGCGAGGTGGCCGCGGACGACATCGATCGCCACGCGGCCGAGCTCGGACGTGCGCGGATCTACGCGGCGACGCGCGAGTGGGTTGCAGCCGCCGCTGCGATCAGCCGCGCGCGCGAATTCGAGGCTGCGCTCGGGCCCGAGTTCTCGCTGCGGCGCGGCGACATGGAGCGCTTGGCTGCCCTCATTGCCACCCGCAGCGGGCAGCCGAAGCTCGCGCGAGAGGCGATTGCTCGCGCGCGCCGGGCGTTGGCGCAGTCGGCTTTGCCGGATGATCGCGGCATCGAAGCCGACTTGCGCGAGCGCGAGCGCGAGCTCGACGCCCCGACGGTGCGGGGCAGAGCTGCAACTGCGAGTGCGGCGGACGCACGTCGACGGTAG
- a CDS encoding IS3 family transposase encodes MKAAVDELADQLGVAVACEALGVPRSTAYRWRQPALHGPRRPRRRPSRALSEAERTNVLEVLHSERFVDKAPATVHATLLDEQHYLCHPRTMYRILALQDEIRERRDQARHPKYARPELIATAPNQVWTWDVTWLRGPVKYTYYPLYVIIDLFSRYNPGWMLAHEESGELAAKLIREACNRHGIEPGTLKLHADRGPVPRGKTVKQLLRDLEITASFSRPRVSNDNPHSESEFHTLKSHPDFPERFESFDHARDFCRRFFAWYNDEHRHSGIARLTPADVFFGRATEVLAQRQLVMNEAFAKNPERFVAGPPQVPTLPKAVWINPPENRSESELGLH; translated from the coding sequence GTGAAGGCAGCGGTCGACGAACTCGCGGACCAGCTCGGCGTGGCGGTCGCCTGCGAGGCGCTCGGCGTGCCGCGGAGCACTGCGTACCGCTGGCGGCAGCCGGCCCTGCATGGCCCCCGCCGACCACGTCGACGACCTTCACGCGCGCTCTCCGAAGCCGAGCGGACCAACGTGCTTGAGGTGCTCCACTCCGAGCGCTTCGTCGACAAGGCGCCGGCGACCGTGCACGCCACGTTGCTCGACGAGCAGCACTACCTCTGCCATCCCCGCACGATGTATCGGATTCTGGCGCTGCAGGACGAGATCCGCGAGCGCCGCGATCAAGCCCGGCACCCAAAGTACGCGCGACCCGAACTGATCGCCACGGCACCCAACCAGGTCTGGACGTGGGACGTGACGTGGCTGCGCGGTCCGGTGAAGTACACCTACTACCCGCTGTACGTGATCATCGATCTCTTCAGCCGCTACAACCCGGGCTGGATGCTCGCCCACGAGGAGAGCGGCGAGCTCGCGGCGAAGCTGATCCGCGAGGCGTGCAACCGCCACGGGATCGAACCGGGCACGCTCAAGCTGCACGCCGACCGCGGGCCCGTGCCCAGGGGCAAGACTGTGAAGCAGCTGCTGCGCGACCTCGAGATCACGGCGTCGTTCAGCCGACCGCGCGTCAGCAACGACAACCCGCACTCCGAGTCCGAGTTCCACACCCTCAAGTCGCACCCAGATTTCCCGGAGCGCTTCGAGAGCTTCGACCACGCGCGCGACTTCTGCCGGCGCTTCTTCGCCTGGTACAACGACGAGCACCGGCACTCCGGCATCGCTCGCCTCACTCCCGCCGACGTCTTCTTCGGGCGCGCCACCGAGGTCCTCGCGCAGCGCCAGCTCGTGATGAACGAAGCCTTCGCGAAGAACCCAGAGCGCTTCGTCGCAGGCCCACCGCAGGTGCCCACGCTCCCCAAGGCAGTCTGGATCAACCCACCCGAGAATCGCTCGGAGAGCGAGCTCGGACTTCACTAA
- a CDS encoding transposase yields MTSSANPRKVETETRERAHRRRFTKEYKLRVLQDADACTKPGEVGALLRREGLYSSHLTSWRGQRLEGTLKALERKRGPKPKQTAEQAELEKLRRDNERLREKLRKAEKIIEVQKKLSEVLGLDSDDTEEPT; encoded by the coding sequence ATGACATCGAGCGCGAACCCACGGAAGGTCGAGACGGAGACCCGAGAGAGAGCGCATCGGCGGCGCTTCACGAAGGAGTACAAGCTGCGCGTGCTGCAGGATGCCGACGCCTGCACGAAGCCGGGCGAAGTGGGCGCACTGCTGCGGCGAGAGGGCCTGTACTCGTCGCACCTCACGAGCTGGCGCGGGCAGAGGCTCGAGGGTACGTTGAAGGCGTTGGAGCGCAAACGCGGACCCAAGCCGAAGCAGACGGCGGAGCAGGCCGAGCTGGAGAAGCTGCGGCGTGACAACGAGCGCCTGCGCGAGAAGCTGCGCAAGGCCGAGAAGATCATCGAGGTCCAAAAAAAACTCTCGGAGGTGTTGGGGCTGGACAGCGACGACACCGAGGAGCCGACGTGA